A genomic stretch from Enterobacter dykesii includes:
- a CDS encoding FlxA-like family protein, producing the protein MSVTIQGNASTAILNNSAPEGTSKIAKIMRQIQVLTEKLGKISSEEGMTPEQKKEMAALVQKQIESLRVQLEQLLRQQAEKQNKDAKVQPDNKVERKDDTNTAGTIDIYV; encoded by the coding sequence ATGTCTGTCACAATTCAGGGGAATGCCTCAACTGCCATTTTAAACAACTCCGCCCCGGAAGGAACATCAAAAATAGCCAAAATCATGAGACAAATTCAAGTGCTGACTGAAAAGCTTGGGAAAATCTCATCGGAAGAGGGGATGACGCCAGAGCAGAAAAAAGAAATGGCTGCACTAGTACAGAAGCAAATTGAAAGCCTCAGAGTTCAACTTGAACAGTTGTTACGGCAGCAGGCAGAGAAACAGAATAAGGATGCGAAAGTTCAGCCTGATAACAAAGTAGAGAGAAAGGACGATACAAATACTGCCGGCACCATTGATATTTACGTCTGA
- a CDS encoding DUF1304 domain-containing protein — translation MLATVLIAVVAFIHLYILVLEMFLWNTKTGHKAFNLRPDFARDTRVLAANQGLYNGFLAAGLLWSLWLGEKGIQVAIFFLTCVLIAGLFGAATASRKILYVQAAPALAALLALLL, via the coding sequence ATGTTAGCCACTGTCCTTATCGCTGTCGTTGCTTTCATTCATCTCTACATTCTTGTGCTGGAAATGTTTCTGTGGAATACCAAAACAGGGCACAAGGCCTTTAATCTGCGCCCCGACTTTGCGCGCGACACCCGCGTGCTGGCCGCGAATCAGGGACTGTATAACGGTTTTCTGGCGGCTGGTCTGCTCTGGAGCCTCTGGCTCGGTGAAAAGGGTATTCAGGTGGCCATCTTCTTCCTGACCTGCGTGCTGATCGCCGGGCTCTTTGGCGCAGCCACCGCCAGCCGAAAAATTTTGTATGTACAGGCCGCGCCCGCTCTCGCAGCGCTGCTTGCGTTACTCCTCTGA
- a CDS encoding DUF2543 family protein, with protein sequence MNNDIPLKYYDIADEYATEAAEQVAESERDALAHYFQLLLTRLSNNEEISEEAQQEMATEAGIRAGRIDDIANFLNQWGNE encoded by the coding sequence ATGAACAACGATATCCCACTGAAATATTATGACATTGCCGATGAGTACGCGACGGAAGCCGCAGAGCAGGTCGCTGAGTCAGAGCGTGACGCGCTGGCTCATTATTTCCAGCTGCTGCTCACCCGTTTATCGAATAATGAGGAAATTAGCGAGGAAGCCCAGCAGGAGATGGCCACTGAGGCCGGGATCCGTGCGGGTCGCATCGATGATATTGCGAATTTCCTCAATCAGTGGGGAAATGAATAG
- a CDS encoding EAL domain-containing protein has translation MKKLIAVAIVSTLLVFLSLYVVNAVIIGQQKSKQLEISRTLLHYSEDVSQSVALGLKSITTQGCDKSSLDRYRQIKLNNLYFADIGFIEKGKIVCTAFWGKLATPVALPAELHKTPRGFLLAQFSRKDFFTGNAAIYNNIIIFTSRYAYDKFTPVTASYSLSATTKDFGRVFFSAATELNQQSWLHSTLFTLTLTQCSAFWDLCVIVKHHDAGLASLPPFIFALLAVILCFIWIAITLFIFRIYEDRFSLERTLIKAVITNTISVNYQPIIRIHDQKIVGVEILSRWRDQKHGDVSPELFIPLIKKIGLYKKYYSNIIEKSLSEIAPLAIKHQLIVSINVGHKEIEDGQFITILRRACFANHLPLSLMKVELSEKAVSTADILEGFCQELKSLGVKISIDDFGVQNSNLARLSLLEYDEIKIDKSLVDGISEHYKQNIFAIFCDALAKLNKTLVFEGVENEIQYRFIADRYPDALIQGWYFSKALTRSELAKRLTGVAP, from the coding sequence ATGAAAAAGCTCATTGCCGTTGCTATCGTTTCAACGCTTCTGGTCTTCCTGTCTCTTTATGTGGTCAATGCTGTAATCATCGGTCAGCAGAAGAGCAAACAGCTTGAAATATCCCGTACCCTTTTACATTATTCAGAAGACGTGTCCCAAAGCGTGGCACTGGGTCTCAAAAGCATCACGACGCAGGGATGCGATAAATCCAGCCTCGATCGCTACAGACAAATTAAGCTTAATAATCTTTATTTCGCCGATATTGGTTTTATTGAGAAGGGAAAAATTGTCTGTACCGCTTTTTGGGGGAAACTCGCGACGCCCGTTGCACTTCCTGCAGAACTGCATAAAACGCCGAGGGGCTTTCTCCTGGCTCAGTTTTCGAGAAAAGACTTTTTCACGGGCAATGCGGCAATTTATAACAATATTATTATCTTCACCTCACGCTATGCTTACGATAAATTCACCCCGGTTACCGCAAGCTATTCGCTCAGTGCAACCACCAAAGACTTCGGCAGAGTCTTTTTTTCGGCCGCCACGGAGCTAAATCAGCAGAGCTGGCTGCATTCGACATTGTTTACTCTGACTCTGACACAGTGCAGCGCCTTCTGGGACCTGTGCGTCATCGTGAAGCATCACGACGCCGGGCTGGCCTCGTTACCTCCGTTTATCTTTGCGCTTCTCGCGGTTATTCTCTGTTTTATCTGGATCGCGATAACGTTATTTATCTTCCGTATCTATGAAGACCGTTTTTCTCTGGAACGTACGCTGATAAAAGCCGTTATCACGAATACCATCAGCGTTAACTATCAGCCCATTATCCGCATTCACGATCAAAAAATAGTAGGTGTAGAAATTCTGTCGAGATGGCGCGATCAAAAGCACGGGGACGTCTCTCCAGAGCTGTTTATCCCATTAATTAAGAAGATCGGTCTGTATAAAAAATATTACAGTAATATTATCGAAAAATCCCTTTCCGAAATTGCCCCTCTGGCGATAAAACACCAGCTGATAGTCTCAATAAACGTTGGGCACAAGGAAATTGAAGATGGACAGTTCATTACCATTTTGCGTCGTGCGTGTTTTGCCAATCACCTTCCCCTTTCGCTGATGAAGGTCGAACTCTCTGAGAAAGCCGTTTCCACGGCAGATATCCTCGAGGGATTCTGTCAGGAGTTGAAATCGCTCGGTGTTAAAATATCAATAGATGATTTTGGCGTACAAAATTCGAATCTCGCCCGTCTGTCTCTGCTTGAATATGATGAAATTAAAATTGATAAATCGCTGGTGGACGGCATCAGCGAGCATTATAAGCAAAACATCTTTGCAATCTTCTGCGATGCCCTTGCAAAATTAAATAAAACGCTTGTTTTCGAGGGCGTGGAAAATGAAATTCAATATCGCTTTATTGCGGACAGATATCCCGATGCGCTGATTCAGGGATGGTATTTTTCAAAAGCACTCACCCGGAGCGAGCTGGCGAAGCGACTCACCGGGGTCGCACCGTAA
- a CDS encoding sensor domain-containing diguanylate cyclase — protein sequence MEKLVHVKNTFYTTTITVIIVSLIISLSLAVQIATSRQQSIQQINTSVANLSHTLDVYTEGIMRQSEMLITTVSDIIEIYGMTPQQANHIQRMINNQDNLLTQINNVVVYNAQGDIFTALQESFTGPRKGSDREFFIYHKENKNQQIFIGEPVVSRTNGKWVITISRRLETHTGAFNGVVVVTLGIENFLALYGQINIGHAGVIGLTTESGVLLVRYPFKNTYIGTIVSDSPLFRKYLKVQNTGIASSISRFDKIERIYAYEKNRRYGLVTTVAVSIDEALAPWRKQAIQLALLIFVFTAILIVASYFLYSDLSRKTRDNKALKIIASEDALTGLYNRRIFDEKILSEIALCAAHDAAISILIVDVDYFKKYNDNYGHPEGDRCLALLANSLRESLTRDNQIVARYGGEEFALILPDTDIQEALRLAQTIIRNVFSLQISHAFSPFGRVTVSVGISTARAVDIAGSQQNIIIAADQALYQAKRAGRNRYAFVGV from the coding sequence GTGGAAAAGCTCGTGCATGTGAAAAATACTTTTTACACAACAACCATTACCGTCATCATTGTCTCATTGATCATCTCGCTGTCGCTTGCCGTCCAAATTGCCACGTCCAGACAGCAGTCAATCCAGCAAATTAATACCAGCGTCGCCAACCTGAGCCATACCCTTGATGTCTACACCGAGGGGATCATGCGCCAAAGTGAAATGTTAATTACTACCGTTTCCGACATAATCGAAATTTATGGCATGACGCCGCAACAGGCGAACCATATTCAGCGAATGATAAATAATCAGGATAATCTTCTTACCCAGATTAATAACGTGGTTGTTTACAATGCGCAGGGCGATATCTTCACCGCGCTGCAGGAAAGTTTTACGGGGCCACGCAAAGGCTCTGACAGAGAGTTTTTTATCTACCACAAGGAAAATAAAAATCAGCAGATTTTTATTGGCGAGCCCGTAGTCAGCAGAACCAATGGTAAATGGGTCATCACCATTAGTCGGCGCCTTGAAACCCACACGGGGGCATTTAATGGTGTCGTGGTGGTGACGCTGGGTATCGAGAATTTTCTCGCGCTCTACGGGCAGATTAATATTGGTCATGCGGGGGTCATTGGCTTAACAACCGAGTCAGGCGTGCTGCTGGTCCGTTATCCTTTTAAAAATACCTATATCGGCACGATTGTTTCTGATTCACCGCTCTTCAGGAAATACCTCAAGGTACAAAATACCGGGATAGCCAGTTCCATTTCGCGGTTTGATAAAATCGAACGCATTTATGCCTATGAGAAAAACCGACGCTACGGACTGGTCACCACCGTGGCCGTCAGCATTGATGAAGCCCTCGCACCGTGGCGTAAGCAGGCCATTCAACTGGCGCTACTCATTTTCGTTTTCACTGCGATACTCATCGTCGCGTCATACTTCCTGTATTCCGACTTATCCAGAAAAACCAGAGATAATAAGGCGCTGAAGATTATCGCCTCTGAGGATGCGCTAACCGGGCTTTACAACCGTCGCATTTTTGATGAAAAAATCCTCTCGGAAATTGCGCTTTGTGCCGCGCATGATGCTGCAATTTCGATATTGATAGTGGATGTGGACTACTTCAAAAAATACAACGATAACTACGGGCATCCGGAAGGGGACCGGTGTCTGGCTCTGCTGGCAAACAGTCTCAGGGAGAGCCTTACCCGTGATAATCAGATTGTGGCGCGCTACGGCGGAGAGGAATTTGCGCTGATATTACCTGATACGGATATCCAGGAGGCGCTTCGACTGGCGCAGACGATTATTCGCAACGTGTTTTCCCTGCAAATCTCGCATGCTTTTAGCCCCTTCGGGCGGGTGACGGTAAGCGTTGGGATTTCCACCGCGCGTGCGGTCGACATCGCGGGCAGCCAGCAGAATATTATTATTGCCGCCGACCAGGCGCTCTATCAGGCAAAGCGTGCAGGACGTAACCGGTACGCGTTTGTTGGGGTATGA
- a CDS encoding GlsB/YeaQ/YmgE family stress response membrane protein, protein MGILSWIIFGLIAGILAKWIMPGKDGGGFIVTVILGIIGAVVGGWISTLFGFGKVDGFNFGSFAVAVIGALVVLFIYRKIKS, encoded by the coding sequence ATGGGAATTTTATCCTGGATTATCTTTGGGCTTATTGCGGGTATTCTGGCGAAGTGGATTATGCCGGGCAAAGATGGCGGTGGTTTTATCGTTACCGTAATACTGGGTATTATCGGCGCGGTAGTCGGCGGCTGGATCAGTACGCTGTTCGGTTTTGGTAAAGTCGATGGCTTTAACTTCGGCAGCTTTGCCGTCGCGGTGATCGGTGCGCTGGTTGTTCTGTTTATCTACAGAAAAATCAAAAGCTAA
- a CDS encoding YoaK family small membrane protein has translation MRIGILFPVVIFITAVIFLAWFFVGGYAAPGA, from the coding sequence ATGAGAATAGGGATCCTCTTCCCGGTCGTTATTTTTATAACGGCGGTGATTTTTTTAGCATGGTTTTTTGTCGGTGGTTACGCGGCGCCTGGGGCATAA
- a CDS encoding sensor domain-containing diguanylate cyclase: MSDIILARVSETLATEQSLEGLVRQLLEMLEIVTDMESTYLTKVDIEARLQHILYARNSKQMTIPEGLSVPWDETLCKRALDSGTVFSNDVPERWPECEAAKALGITTYMSIPVHLADGSLYGTLCATSTARKPLSERGEQVLKLFAGLIAQSIQKESLMTQLREANAALIAHSYTDALTGLPNRRAIFEDLTTLFSLARHLKRNTVIAFIDLDDFKLINDRYGHEAGDQFLIEVGKRLTKEKQQDDIIGRLGGDEFLVASLSAYHSDGDNAQVTLLKTRLSACIAGEYWLGSVNLIYPGASLGVIEVDPEVTDPDSALRDADVAMYQDKKGKSKTRFLTMD; encoded by the coding sequence ATGTCGGATATTATCCTTGCCCGTGTTTCTGAAACCCTCGCCACTGAACAATCCCTTGAAGGTCTCGTTCGCCAGCTGCTGGAGATGCTGGAAATAGTGACTGACATGGAGTCGACTTACCTCACCAAGGTGGATATCGAAGCCCGACTGCAGCATATCCTCTACGCCCGCAACAGCAAGCAGATGACAATCCCTGAGGGGCTGAGCGTCCCATGGGATGAAACACTGTGCAAGCGCGCGCTGGATAGCGGCACCGTATTCAGCAACGACGTTCCCGAACGCTGGCCGGAGTGCGAGGCGGCGAAAGCACTCGGCATTACGACCTACATGAGTATTCCTGTCCATCTTGCGGATGGTTCACTCTACGGAACGCTCTGCGCCACCAGCACGGCCAGAAAGCCGCTTAGCGAGCGCGGTGAACAGGTTCTGAAGTTATTCGCCGGGCTGATTGCCCAGTCCATTCAGAAAGAGTCGCTGATGACTCAGCTTCGCGAAGCCAATGCGGCCCTCATCGCGCACTCTTACACGGATGCCCTTACCGGTTTACCCAACCGTCGCGCCATTTTTGAAGATCTGACCACGCTGTTTTCCCTGGCGCGCCACCTTAAACGTAACACCGTCATCGCGTTCATCGATCTGGATGATTTCAAGCTGATTAACGATCGCTACGGACACGAGGCTGGTGACCAGTTCCTGATAGAAGTGGGCAAGCGTCTGACGAAAGAAAAACAGCAGGACGATATCATTGGCCGGCTGGGCGGCGATGAGTTTCTGGTGGCTTCACTAAGCGCATATCACAGCGACGGAGATAACGCGCAGGTCACTCTGCTCAAAACGCGCCTCAGCGCCTGCATTGCCGGTGAATACTGGCTGGGTAGCGTCAACCTCATTTATCCCGGAGCAAGTCTCGGCGTTATCGAAGTGGACCCTGAGGTAACCGATCCGGACAGCGCATTACGCGACGCGGATGTCGCGATGTATCAGGATAAGAAAGGAAAAAGCAAAACACGCTTTCTCACTATGGATTAA
- a CDS encoding putative hemolysin, whose translation MRFLLLALALPLAACTAKTTPPDAPKPPHAIGMANPASVYCLDKGGEQIPVQSPQGVRTECKLPGGEVIDEWTLYRRDHPQPAR comes from the coding sequence ATGAGATTTCTGCTTCTGGCGCTGGCGCTTCCCCTGGCTGCCTGCACCGCGAAAACAACCCCACCCGATGCCCCGAAACCGCCGCACGCTATCGGTATGGCGAACCCGGCCTCCGTGTACTGCCTGGATAAAGGCGGGGAACAGATCCCGGTTCAAAGCCCGCAGGGCGTACGCACGGAGTGCAAACTACCGGGGGGTGAAGTGATAGATGAATGGACGCTTTACCGTCGCGATCATCCGCAACCCGCCAGGTGA
- a CDS encoding DUF488 domain-containing protein, with protein MIQCKRVYEQAAPDDGYRVLVDKLWPRGVKKTDLAYDEWCKALTPSNELRKAFHSKTIDFTAFSKAYREELAQHADEGRRLATLANRQTVTLLFAAKNTEQNHALVLADWLRHL; from the coding sequence ATGATCCAATGCAAACGCGTATACGAGCAGGCAGCTCCGGACGACGGCTATCGGGTGCTGGTGGACAAGCTGTGGCCGCGCGGGGTCAAAAAAACGGACCTCGCGTATGATGAATGGTGCAAAGCGCTCACGCCCTCGAATGAATTACGCAAGGCCTTTCATAGCAAAACCATTGATTTCACCGCCTTCAGTAAGGCCTATCGGGAAGAACTGGCGCAGCATGCTGATGAGGGAAGGCGTCTGGCAACGCTGGCGAACAGGCAGACCGTCACCCTGCTCTTTGCTGCCAAAAACACGGAGCAAAATCACGCCCTGGTATTAGCCGACTGGCTGCGCCATCTCTGA
- a CDS encoding CTP synthase C-terminal region-related (seleno)protein encodes MEHLPVKTTLRIALVGDYNPSVIAHQAIPLAIDDAAAVLDLTADYDWLATTELTSPEDLVGYDAIWLVPASPYKNTEAAFIAARYARENGVPFLGTCGGFQHALIEYARNVLGWADAAHAETDTEGTMVIAPLTCSLVEKTDAIELRKNTLIAKAYGKPEIEEGYHCNYGVSPAFAQALESGDMHVTGWDEQGEIRAAELVTHPFFVITLFQHERSALEGRPVVLVQAMLRAARG; translated from the coding sequence ATGGAACACCTCCCGGTTAAAACGACGCTGCGCATTGCTCTGGTTGGCGATTACAATCCCAGTGTTATTGCGCATCAGGCGATCCCGCTGGCCATTGACGACGCCGCCGCAGTCCTTGACCTCACCGCCGATTACGACTGGCTTGCCACCACGGAGCTGACGAGCCCTGAAGATCTGGTGGGCTATGATGCCATCTGGTTGGTGCCTGCCAGCCCCTATAAAAACACCGAGGCGGCCTTTATCGCCGCGCGTTACGCCCGTGAAAACGGCGTACCGTTCCTTGGCACCTGCGGCGGATTCCAGCACGCGCTGATTGAGTATGCCCGAAACGTGCTGGGCTGGGCTGATGCGGCCCATGCCGAGACGGATACCGAAGGCACCATGGTGATTGCGCCGCTGACCTGCTCGCTGGTGGAAAAAACCGATGCGATTGAGCTGCGCAAAAATACGCTGATCGCAAAAGCGTACGGCAAGCCGGAAATTGAAGAGGGATATCACTGTAACTATGGCGTGTCGCCGGCGTTTGCACAGGCGCTGGAAAGCGGTGATATGCACGTTACGGGCTGGGACGAACAGGGGGAAATTCGCGCCGCGGAGCTGGTTACGCACCCGTTCTTCGTGATCACCTTATTCCAGCATGAACGTAGTGCGCTGGAGGGACGCCCGGTCGTGCTGGTGCAGGCGATGCTGCGCGCGGCGCGCGGGTAA
- a CDS encoding CynX/NimT family MFS transporter, whose protein sequence is MTTAIRTSGKHGALLIAGILMIATTLRVTFTGAAPLLDTIRLDYGLSTAQTGLLTTLPLLAFALISPLAAGVARLIGMERSLFVALLLICIGIALRSLPSAVLLFIGTAVIGCGIALGNVLLPGLIKRDFPGQVAKLTGAYSLTMGVSAALGSALIVPLAQGNAGWHGALLMLMAFPLVALLLWLPQWRQKHVATVTGAGALHNRAIWRSALAWQVTLFLGINSLIYYVIIGWLPAILLSHGYSEAQAGSVHGLLQLATAVPGLAVPLILHRLKDQRGIAGAVALMCAVSAAGLWFMPDMAVMWTLVFGFGSGATMILGLTFIGLRASSAHQAAALSGMAQSIGYLLAACGPPLMGKIHDSAGDWRIPLLGCALAAVIMAICGVLAGRDREIAPR, encoded by the coding sequence ATGACTACTGCTATTCGCACCTCAGGAAAACACGGCGCGCTGTTGATTGCAGGCATCCTGATGATTGCCACTACGCTTCGCGTCACCTTTACCGGGGCAGCCCCGCTGCTCGACACTATTCGTCTTGATTATGGCTTAAGCACGGCGCAAACCGGTCTGCTGACCACCCTGCCCCTGCTGGCTTTCGCCCTTATCTCGCCGCTCGCCGCAGGCGTTGCCCGACTTATCGGCATGGAGCGCAGCCTGTTTGTCGCCCTACTGCTGATTTGCATCGGAATTGCACTTCGCTCTCTGCCTTCCGCCGTGCTGCTTTTCATCGGAACGGCGGTCATAGGCTGCGGGATTGCGCTAGGGAACGTGCTGTTACCCGGATTAATTAAACGTGACTTTCCGGGCCAGGTGGCGAAACTCACCGGTGCCTACTCCCTGACGATGGGCGTGTCGGCGGCGCTTGGCTCGGCGCTGATTGTTCCCCTGGCGCAGGGTAATGCGGGCTGGCACGGCGCGCTGCTGATGCTGATGGCGTTTCCGCTGGTCGCGCTGCTGCTCTGGCTGCCGCAGTGGCGTCAGAAACACGTTGCGACGGTAACGGGCGCTGGCGCGCTGCATAATCGCGCCATCTGGCGCTCGGCACTCGCCTGGCAGGTGACGCTCTTTTTGGGGATTAACTCGCTGATTTACTACGTCATCATTGGCTGGCTGCCGGCGATATTGCTCAGCCACGGCTACAGCGAAGCTCAGGCCGGCTCGGTGCACGGGCTGTTGCAGCTGGCCACGGCCGTGCCGGGGCTTGCCGTTCCGCTGATCCTCCACCGTCTGAAAGATCAGCGGGGGATCGCCGGTGCGGTTGCACTGATGTGCGCGGTTAGCGCGGCGGGGCTGTGGTTTATGCCTGATATGGCGGTGATGTGGACGCTGGTGTTTGGCTTCGGCTCCGGAGCAACGATGATCCTCGGCCTGACGTTCATCGGTCTGCGCGCCAGCTCTGCGCATCAGGCTGCGGCCCTGTCCGGCATGGCGCAGTCGATTGGCTATCTGCTCGCCGCCTGCGGCCCTCCGCTGATGGGGAAAATTCACGACAGCGCGGGAGACTGGCGGATCCCGCTTCTGGGCTGCGCCCTGGCCGCCGTGATAATGGCTATTTGCGGCGTGCTCGCCGGGCGAGACCGGGAGATCGCGCCCCGTTAA
- a CDS encoding AraC family transcriptional regulator encodes MIGLGLDGYDPDSQHDAAVAFRIRVVAEEQYIPRHHHRKGQLILALGGAITCEVENAMLMVPPQYAVWIPGQMPHSNRATPGAQLCFLFIEPGAASLPDRCCTLKISPLVRELILSLAEKSPEQLTLAATSRLVDVLFDELPLQRQEHLQLPVSPHPKIRLMSEKMAEEPAAWQTLTQWASHFAMSERNLARLVVKETGLSFRRWRHQLQLIVALQHLIGGKSVQQVAQTLGYDSTTAFITMFRKGLGQTPARYMASLTTTSQ; translated from the coding sequence ATGATTGGTCTGGGACTGGACGGCTATGATCCCGATAGCCAGCACGATGCGGCCGTCGCATTTCGCATTCGCGTGGTGGCGGAGGAACAGTATATTCCCCGACATCATCACCGTAAGGGGCAGTTGATTCTGGCCCTCGGCGGCGCGATCACCTGCGAAGTGGAAAATGCCATGCTGATGGTTCCGCCCCAGTACGCCGTCTGGATCCCCGGCCAGATGCCGCACAGCAACAGGGCCACCCCGGGCGCGCAGCTCTGCTTTTTGTTCATTGAACCGGGGGCGGCAAGCTTGCCCGACCGCTGCTGCACCCTGAAAATCTCCCCTCTGGTGCGGGAGCTGATTTTATCCCTGGCGGAAAAATCGCCTGAACAACTCACTCTTGCGGCCACCTCGCGCCTGGTGGACGTTCTGTTTGACGAGCTGCCGCTCCAGCGTCAGGAGCATCTGCAGCTGCCCGTCTCGCCTCATCCTAAAATTCGGCTGATGAGCGAGAAAATGGCGGAAGAGCCCGCCGCCTGGCAGACGCTGACGCAGTGGGCGAGCCACTTTGCCATGAGCGAACGCAACCTGGCGCGGCTGGTGGTGAAAGAGACCGGCTTAAGCTTTCGCCGCTGGCGTCACCAGCTGCAGCTGATCGTGGCGTTACAGCATTTGATCGGTGGGAAATCGGTACAGCAGGTGGCACAGACACTCGGCTATGACTCGACCACCGCGTTTATCACCATGTTCAGAAAGGGACTGGGCCAGACGCCGGCGCGTTATATGGCCAGCCTGACTACGACTTCCCAATAA
- a CDS encoding DUF441 domain-containing protein, protein MFDPTLLILLALAALGFVSHNTTVAISILVLIIVRVTPLNTFFPWIEKQGLTIGIIILTIGVMAPIASGTLPASTLLHSFVNWKSLVAIAVGIFVSWLGGRGVTLMSSQPSLVAGLLVGTVLGVALFRGVPVGPLIAAGLVSLFIGKS, encoded by the coding sequence ATGTTTGACCCTACTCTGCTCATTCTTCTGGCACTGGCCGCGCTCGGCTTTGTTAGCCATAACACCACCGTCGCCATCTCGATTCTGGTGCTGATTATTGTTCGCGTGACCCCGTTAAATACCTTTTTCCCGTGGATAGAAAAACAAGGCCTCACCATCGGGATCATCATTTTAACCATCGGGGTAATGGCGCCCATCGCCAGCGGCACGCTTCCCGCCTCAACGCTGCTGCACTCGTTTGTAAACTGGAAATCGCTGGTGGCGATCGCGGTGGGGATTTTTGTTTCGTGGCTGGGCGGACGCGGCGTTACGCTGATGAGCAGCCAGCCCTCGCTGGTGGCGGGTCTGCTGGTGGGCACCGTGCTGGGCGTGGCGCTCTTTCGCGGCGTTCCGGTGGGGCCGCTGATTGCGGCAGGCCTTGTCTCTCTGTTTATTGGGAAGTCGTAG
- the yoaI gene encoding small membrane protein YoaI, with translation MNDHMFVETLIISSSFFAIAVILVASVLFLERKG, from the coding sequence ATGAACGATCACATGTTTGTTGAAACGCTGATTATCTCCTCATCGTTTTTCGCTATTGCCGTTATTCTCGTTGCCTCCGTGCTTTTTCTGGAACGAAAAGGCTGA
- a CDS encoding YbaK/prolyl-tRNA synthetase associated domain-containing protein: protein MTDDVIGAGTHQQLITLLTEQGARFRVMEHEAVGKCEAVSEIRGTDLRQGAKALVCKVKGNGVKKHVLAILAADLQADLSQLASHFGGLKASLASPAEVDTLTACVFGAIPPFSFHPDLALVADPLLFERFDEIAFNAGLLEKSVIMDTQDYLRIARPELVTFHKA from the coding sequence ATGACTGACGACGTTATTGGGGCAGGAACCCACCAGCAGCTGATTACCTTACTCACCGAGCAGGGCGCGCGGTTTCGCGTCATGGAGCATGAGGCGGTTGGGAAATGCGAAGCGGTAAGTGAAATTCGCGGGACCGATCTGCGGCAAGGCGCAAAAGCCCTGGTCTGCAAGGTGAAGGGAAACGGCGTAAAAAAACACGTTCTGGCGATCCTCGCCGCCGATCTGCAGGCAGACCTGAGCCAGCTTGCCAGCCATTTTGGCGGGCTGAAGGCCTCCCTCGCCAGCCCGGCCGAGGTCGATACCCTGACCGCCTGCGTTTTCGGCGCGATCCCGCCCTTTAGCTTCCATCCTGACCTGGCGCTGGTTGCCGACCCGCTGCTGTTCGAGCGCTTTGACGAAATCGCCTTTAACGCCGGTTTACTGGAGAAATCCGTGATTATGGATACCCAGGATTACCTGCGCATCGCCCGTCCTGAGCTCGTCACCTTCCACAAAGCGTAA